In Ornithorhynchus anatinus isolate Pmale09 chromosome 5, mOrnAna1.pri.v4, whole genome shotgun sequence, the DNA window tcctgactctcccaccctgACTCTCTGGCTCGTCTCTCTCTTGCCCCTCATTCTCCCACTCTGACTCTGGTCCCACTTTCTGAAGCCTCTGATTCTCCCAGGCTTCCCCTTAACCCAGCCTGTTCTGGTACCTTCTCCAGGAGACACATCGGCAGGACAGATacggggagggacagagaactgggagtcagacccAGGTcaccccaactctcccacttccGCTGCTGCCTGGCTCAGGGCAAGGTCTCTcttggactcagtttcttcatttggaaaaatGAGGGTGGCTGTATTCCCTGTCGTCCCCTGCCTCCACAAGCCCACAGGAGATGGTGGCTGTAACAGCGCTTTGGGCAATCATTGTGCCATAGAAATTGGAGGAATTATCGATCAGAGGTTTTTGCATTTTCTAGCCTCAGGTAGTCTCTGCCCCAATCTCTACCAGAGATCTCCAGCCCAAGACTCTCCCTGAAGCCAACAGACCCTTACAGAACCACAGGTCTCCAGAGAGGGTCAAAGGGGAAGCGGGAGGGGAGCCGCCAGGTGTTCCCAGGCTGGGATCTCTGCTCCCTCACAGAACCTGGGGTAGGTTCTTACCTGGGTAGGCAGGCGGGCGGGTGAGGGGTCTCCTGCAGAGCAgtagggctggagagggggaggagacagcttCACGTTCTGAACCCCGACGGGGGAAGTTCCATCTGCAGAAAGGGAACCCAGTTTCTCCCGGAAAGAGCTGTAGCCCAACCCTCTCTAATTCTGCCTGGTTCCTGTTGGCCCAGTCAGTTTCAGATCCCGTTCCTCTAGCTGGCTTTGGCTTTTTCTGTCAGCTCAGCAGTTCAGGTCTGGGTAAGGGCCCCTGGCCTGCTAACTTCCCGGCTGCTGAGGTCCCTCCAGGACCAACACCACCCCCTGACCTCTTCCTCTCAGGCAGCCTTGGGGGTGATGGGAGAAGTCTTTCTCTTGATACGCCAACTCCTCTTGGCTCAAAGTCCCCGGGCCCCCTGCCCTTTCCTGGGCCGCCCTTCCTCCCTTATCTCCCTCCAGTATCTTGAGTTGGGTTTATCTGCCCTAGACCACAAAGCCTTGATTCCCTTGGAAGACAGACTTCCTTTCCTGCCACCCAGCCTCAGCAGGCTCTGACTCTCTTGCCCAGGGCAACCTTCCCGCTCCCCCTCTTCaaaccactcccttcccctttcgtTGGAGGCTCGAAGTCTAGGCAGCCTTCCCCAGTGAACCCCCGATGCCCCtttacttaatcaatcaatcgtatttttgagctcttattgtgtgtagagcactgtactaagtgtttgagagagtacagtgcctggctcatagtaagcacttaacaaataccataattatctttatcattattacaatatatcagagttagcagacacattccctgcctacaatgagcttacagtctagaggaacaaacattaatatgaataaataatcattcaatcctaccctcctcttccccccacctcaatGCACTGCCAAGACTgaaagccacttgcctgctgaatgactagggaaaatcacttaacttccctgtggctcagtttccttatctgtaaattggggattcagtacctgttctctctctgttttagactgggagccccatatgggacagggactctgtctgacccgattatcttgaatctactccagaacttagcacagaaTTAGGCACCTAGTAATGTCTTagccaataccattatcattattgctattattattatcaataagaaGGTACTGTGGGAAACTGCctttgttagattgtgagcccctgtgggacagggactgtgtccaacccaattaacttatatctaccccagtgcttgaaacatagtaagcgcttaacacatatattaacgataatgatgatgatagtaataatcatcatcatcataattatgacatttagaGCGAAGGCCCCGGTCTGGTGGACACATTCCAAAGAACATGGCAAAACGGGGGAAGATCCAGAAAGAGCCAGAAAAATGACTGAAGGGTTGGAACACAGATCCCGAGGAGAGCGTTCAAGGGCTTGGGGCTGCTTAGCTTAGAGAAGAGAAAGTTGAGAACAGTGGGAGgttagggtggggtgggagggggcaccgATGAGCATTCTGCCTGCCCGATGGGCATTGGGCAGATTGTTCTCTGCATCCACAGAGGGCcgaaaagaggaaatggacagAGATCAAAGTTGGAAAAAATTGGGTTGATCATTAGGTCGTTGTCATCTCGATGTCCTCCAGGGAGGGGCTTCTTTGGGAAGCTGTGGAGCCACTGTCCCTGGGATCTAGTGGATTAGAATGGACACCTGTCGGTCCTGGGATGGTTTAACCACTCATCTGTCTGGAGGCAGGGCGCCATGTTAGGTGACCCCTTTAAAGTTCTTCAAGCTCTGGATTCTGGGGTTTTATGGAAACCACGGTTTTTGTTCAAttttgaagggaagggagggagtttggCAAAGATCCCTTCTAAAaagccaccttctccaggaggtcctCCCTTATTAACACCCCACCTTCCCATCCGTGCCATCCCTTTAGTCAACCGGGCCATCTTCTGTGCTTATCTATCTGTGAGTTTGTTCGTTCTGTACTGAGTGCGTGGGATCACATACTAGGCCATAGAGTTGCAATCTAGAATGGAAGATTTGaaccacatgggccagggaggaagAGTGGTGTTGTAGAGCAGTGGTCAGGGATGAGATGTAAAGTCCATGTTCAAAAGCcttctaaaatcacctctcctccaggaggctttccctgattgatttctcacttccccatcccccatcctcctcaaATGCCACTCCAGCACTCTTGCACCACCTTAGCAACCTGGAGTccatatttatgtatatttatacTCTTTTATTTCATctgatctgaaatttattttagtgcttgtctcctcctctagatcataagctcattaaggtcagagatcatgtctaccacttctactgcactcttcccagtgtttagtacagtgctccctacagagtaggggctcaatgaaaaccactgattgattgacggagaAGAAGTATGCTCTGTGCTGGTATCCTGTTCTGAGCCAACTAGTGTTTACTGAGGCTATGAGGTCTTTCCCTgggcccttctttcctttctctctttctccccccgccctcaaTCCCCATACCTGCTAAGCCAGACACTGCCACTCTCCACTCCGGACTCCCTTACATTTCCACCAGAGTGAATAGTCCTTTCAGTGGCCATAGGTAGGGTGGGCTCTTGACCCTTCCAGGGCCTGGAGGATTAGCTTCACGGGGCTGACTCTGTTTCTGTCCAGTCCTTAAGGAGCCGCAGCATCCAGCAGCATCTGGAAGCTTCCGGCCGCTAGGCTGGAGGAGAGAGATCTGGCCTAGAAGACAGAATACTCCCAGATCTTTCTGCCAGGAGTCCCCCGCCCGCTTTCTTCCTGACCTTTAGACTGAAGGTCAGGGTGGACCAGGGGCTGACCAGGGGTGGGCCAGGGGTGAGCTAGGGGAGGGTCAAGAAAGGGTTAGGGGCAGACCAGGAGTGCGGGCTAGGGGTCTGTTGCTCTCTCATCTAGTTTGGAGTAGTCCACTGGGCATGTGGATTTAAGATTAAAGCTCCTAGGATGACAGGGGCTGCTTTTTTGAAGGATTGGGAGACTTAGCTAGTTAAAAGCACTGTGCATAGACAGTTTGTAAACCCTCCCAAGAGAGTTTATAAAACGCACATATTGGCAATTCTGtggtgttcaggacatgtcacataGGAAACTCAGAAAAGTTATTACATCTGATTATGTCAATCACCCATTAGGTTAGGGAGGATCTGAAAGAGTCATGGAGTCATAGAGGGTCCACAGATGATGGTCCTGGAACCTCCCACCCAGTTTCCGcagaagagaaatagagagacatATAAACTCTGTCCTCTtggtttccttttccccttccacaTTCTCCCTGACATTGGAGGCCCTCAAACACAGTGCTCCCCAGCTACTCTCAGCTATCCATGCAATCTCTTTTCTTcctggggagcggaggggaggggacagaagggTGAAAAGTTAGCATCTTTTCTCTTGACCATGCCCTGTTCCATCTCCCTGCTACTCTGATTGGTTCTCTTCCCCCATGACAGGGAGTGGTGGGTGGAAGTTTCAGGTATGGAAGAGCAGGAAGAAAGCCATttactctctcttctcctgtggCCTGTGTCACTGGGGTCCTctctgtcctgttctccctcctggctgCTGGGTCAGTCTcctggttaacaataataataataataataataatggcattggttaagcacttactttgtgccaggcactgtactaagcattagggtagatacaagcaaaatgggttggacacagtccctgtcctacatggggctcccagtctcattcctcattttgcagatgaggtaactgaggcccagagaagtgaagcaacttgtccaaggtcacacagcagacatgtggcagagataggattagaacccatgaccatggcccatgctctatccactttaccATACTGCTTAGCTGGTGGTGGACTTCCTGGGGAAGATTTCCAAATAGGGGGGCACAAATAGGGGCAAGGAGGGACCTGGACCCCAGGTACACCAGCAACTGGGGATGCCCAAGGCCtgggcctgcctgcctgcctacctgcATGGGTCTTGGGAGATTTACCCCATGTGatacaggcactgggtccaatcTGGTTGCATtgtctctacccagtgctcagtacagtgcttggcatatagcagttAACAGAGACCACAAACAGATCTGGCCCAGCTCCACCAGGCTGAGAAATATGGCTTGCCCACCCTGCAGATTAGCCATGTATTTCTGGCTTTAGAGGCCTTACCCAACTAGGCcctctattttctcttctcccacttccaactgtgtcactctcaaccccacaacatataaatgtacatatatatgcatatatacatatgtccataatttatttatattgatctctccctctctctccccctctacactgtaagctcattgtgggcagggaatgtctgtcaaatctgttatactgtactctcccaagcacttagttcaatattctgcacacagtaagcgctcaataaatacaattaatttattggcccacttcctcttctccgagTGGTCTTTGCAGCCCCCACCCAGGCAGCTCCTAGAAGCATGGTGACAGCAGGGCAGGTCTGGCCAGAATCAGGGCCAGCAggagctgggggtcaggggaagTTGCCCAGTGGTCAGCTGGGGTTTTCTGATTGACACTGTCTGGGTGCCCTCGCCACTCTCAGAGAGGCATCTGGGAACCTGTGACTTGGGATGGTTCCATGGTGCCGCATCGGGGACAGAGACACGAATCAGCAGGCCCACAGGGCGAAGAGAGCACTGATTTATTGCAGGACCCCACGGATATTCTTGGCCCAAGCGGCCCCAGAGCTGCAGGCAGGGAGCTGGATGGTCAGAGGGGCAGGAAGTGCGTTGCAGGGAAGAAGTCCCTTAAGTCAGGGCCGGTGGGGACAGATTGAGCTCCCCGGGTTCCCAGCAGCTCAGCATCCTCTGGACACAGAAAAGGGCAGGGCCCAGCTCCTTCCTGGAGTCCTCAACTCTGTCTTCTGTGGGCTTTCTGGCTTCTGGGCTCACTGCAGAGGGCTGGTTCTGGGTGGGAATCTTCAGTACTAacagccccttccttccctccccacctcctttcttcctttcttctctcaaccttccctcccctttccccctttcttcttccctccatccctccatccttctgtgcctcacccaccccctccttcttctccccttctttctccctgccGTCCCCCCTCTAGTCCCTCAGGTGTCTCCCCATCTGGCAGAAGTGGAGCAATGAGAAGTCGTGAGGCAGAGAGGCCGAAAGAGTGGCCCAGAAACTGGCtcagagagagacccagagactgGCCCAAAAATCATCctaaaagaggcccagagagagcccGGGGGAAACTCAGAGAAAGGCCGAGAGAGTGGCGAAGAGAGAGAGGTCCAGAGAGGAACCCAgagagaggcccagggaggaacCCAGAGAAAGGCCAGAGAGAAGCCCAGAGAAAGACCCAGAGAAAGATCCAGAGAGAGGTCCAGAGAGAGTCCCAGAGAGAGTTCGAGAGAGAAACCCATAAAAAGGCCCAGAGAACGGCTCAGAAAATGGATCAGAGAGATGCCCAGAGAGGAAATCCAGAAAGAAGCCCGGAGAGAGAGAAGCCCAgagagaggcccagaggaaggtcTCGGAGGCAGGCAAGGAGGCCAATGCCCCAACTTTCCTAGGCTTCTAATCAGGGAAGAGCAGGAAGCCAGAGAAGACGCTGTCAGAGCCCTTCTTGCCCACCATGCCGTTGTAGTCATTGACAGCCAGCCACACTTGCTGGCCACTCTCCATGTGGAGCAGGACGCCCCCAGAGCTGACCTGCCTCCTGTTGGACATGTGGTCGCAGAAGCTGGCCACCTTCTCGTCATCTTTGAACAAGATGACGCACAAGTTGGCCTCCTGGGATGCGTGGAAGACGAAGTAGTAGAGTCCGGGAATGCGGCAGGAGAACTTGCCGGAGACGGTGTTGTAGTCCTCCTGGGGGTTGGTGATGACGGTGTTGAATCTGACGGGCCTGTCCTTGGCCGGATACTCCTGGGTCTCTCGCATCACCGTGAACACCGACTGGTGCTTGCGTTTGAACATGCCGGGCAGGCCGGGCTCTCCAGGGAGACCCGGaaccccggggtcacccggctgtCCCATGGGGCCCATCGGCCCGTTCTTCCCCAGGGGGCCGGGGCTACCGGGCTCTCCTTTCTGCCCTTTGGAGCCGTGGATGCCAGGAGTTGCTGGGGCACCTGAGGAGAGattgcgggggagaggggagggatgggtcGTGAGATGGTAAAGGGtctgggccggggcaggggccgggctagggctggggcagggccaaATTTGGGTTTGaggatatgcataagtgctggacTGCCCAACTAGAGGTCttgagggagggggatgaggaagagctgggggtggggcagggactggtgcTCCCTGGCACTtcctcttgtctgtctgtctatcctCCAACAGCTGTCTCCCCTGCAGCAgggtctcctctccccagctccagccccgacTCTGTCCCAAGCCCTTCCCGCTCCTCAACCTAGGGCAGAGGAGCTGAtattggggagagaaagagagaacccTCCTCACACCCTTGAATATGGCTCACCCCTCCCTTGTTGGGTCTGTGAGGGATGAGGTCTGGGAGACGGCGGTGAGGGATCTGGGTTGAGTGGGGAGGTCAGTCAGCAGGGTCCAGTGACCAGCGGAGAGGGACCTCAGCAGCTGCTGCCCAATTCGCTCTGGCCCAAGGGGCCCTGGAGGTCAGGGGAATGGTCGATATAGGAGCTGGGCAACCAGGGCTCCtctcgggaggtgggggggaacgCCGGGAAACGCTGTAGCCTTCCTTTCCTAGAGGCAGCCCCAGGCCCCCAAACCACCCAGACCCCAGGGAGCTCCCATCCCCTGATCCTCTGGCTCTTCTGGCCTTCCATCCCTCCAGCACCCCTCGCCGATCCATCTGCTCCCAAGCCCTCCAGGCTCCTCACACTCACCCGGCTCCCCTTTGGATCCCTTCAGCCCGTCTCGGCCGTCCTTGCCCGGAGCACCGGGAAAGCCGGGCAGGCCCGGAATACCATAGCAGCTTTGGCCCTGTTCACTGAGTGTCCCAGTCAGCAGGGCAgccagcaggagcaggagagggagccGGAGCAGGCGGCAGCCTGGGGCAGGTTGGGAAGATGACCACATTTCTCACCTGGAGGAAGCAGAGTCTCAGAGCTCGGGTTGTGAGAGGTCCCCACCATACAGCCTCACAACCCGAGCCTCCTTTGATTTGCTTGATTTCCTTGACACCTAAACATCTCCCATCCCAAAGAGGGCACCCACAGTTGACTCTTTTCCATTCCAACCCTGCACATTTGGGCTCATGACCCCCAGAACATCTCaccccaggggaagcagcgtgacttagaggctcggtggaaagagtccgggcttgggagtcaggggacgtgggttttaaacccggctccgccacttgtttgctgtgtgatcttgagcaagccgcttaacttctctgtgcttcagtacctcatctgtgagtcccacgtggaacaacctattaccttgtatgtatcccagcgcttagaatactgcatggcacatagtaagtggttaacaagaacaataataataatgataataataattattccctCAGATGGCTTAGGGGAGCCATGAGCGGGGCCAGGTCCCCCCTCAGCTCCCTGCAGCCGTGGACTTTGGACCCTGTCAGTCGGTTCGGGGTTCCTTTCGCTCAGGGAGCAGACAGAGCAGCACTGCCAGCAGCCACAGTTTGCCACCTTCCTGCCCGACTGATTCCATGAAGAATGAGGAGCTGAAGAACAGGAGGACAGAGGGATGTGGGATggtggagggaatggagagggcgggagatggagaggaacagggaagtggggagcggatggaaggagagggaaggagagtggagaaTGAAAACAGCATATAGAAGGGTAGGAGGATGGAAGAGGGGAGCTGAGAGGGGTTGAAGTCAATACAGgaatggggatgggatggaggaggaaggagataataacaataattacagtatttgttaagcatttagcatgtgccagtcactgtactaagtgctgggggtgatacaagcaaattagattggacacagtccttgtctacgagaagcagcgtggctcagtggaaagagaacaggtttaggagtcagcggtcatgggttctaatcccggctccgccacctgtcagctgtgtgactttgggcaagttacttaacttctcggtgcctcaattacctcatctgtaaaatggggattaagactgtgagcctcacgtgggacaatctattaccctgtatctaccccagcacttagaacagtgctcagcacatagtaagcgcttaacaaatgccaacattattatttttattgtcccacatggggcttacacttttaatccctcttttacagatgaagtaaccgaggcacagagaaatgaagtgacttgctcaaggtcacacgaggcaagcggcagagcagggattagacccaggtcttcctgactcccaggtctgtgctctacccactaggccatcctgtggaggaggagggcgggatgggggaggagagagtgggtgaGGACCTGAGGGTCCCCACCTGGTATAGCCTAGGGCTCCCAATCCCACCCAGAGGCTCCGCACGCCACGTCCCGATTCTTACCTAGGAGCCAGCCGGGCCGTAGTTGGAGGCAGGAGTCCGGGGAGCTTTGGCTTGGTCACAGCTTCTCCTTCCCGTTTCTGGGCAAGAGGAAGCTGACGCCTGGGAAGAGGTAGCCCCTCCCTGGGAGGCTTTGTCTGCCCACCCTGGCTAACTCTCACATCCCCTTTTACACTCGTGGTTCTTGCACAGGCACCAACTAGGCTATCGGACAAACCAGATCCAGCCCAACCTCTGCCCCtgtgccctgccccctgcctcctgtctatcccagctccctccccacccctggtccAGCCCTATCTTTGTCCCCTGCTTTTAGCCCAGCTcaacccctaccccacccctcgtcccttgcccctgcccccagtCCAATCCAGCATCCACCCCTTGCCCCCGAcccaactctctccctgccccaactctctccttgtcCCCTGCTCCTGCTCTCAGTACAGCTCCCACCtcacccctgcctcctgcccccagtCCAACTCGGGCCCCACTCCGTCCCTGGTCCAGCCCTGTCCCTGCCCTACTGATCCCAGCCCAGCCTCTGCTTCTGTCCCTTGCCCCAGTctagccctgcccctgccccatccctagtcgagccctgcccctgccccctgctcccagcccaccttcccccacaccccgggccccctcccataGATCTGACAGGCCACGGcccacccccaccttctccaacaaaccTTTCCTGATTGTCCCCACCATCGCAAATCACATCAACCCAACAGTCATCTCTagctcttatttattcattctctttcccttgaTTCACACATACATGTACAATCATTTCTTCACTCAATTATTCATTCTGGTTACTGTACTcgacttgtaaatatttttatgatcaTTCCGCCTGTTAGTGTATAAGCTCATGGtcgccagggaacatgtcttgtgccTCCGTTGTACTTagctaagtgttcagtacagtgcagagcacccactgggtactcaataaatatttctgctgctgctgctgctgctgctgctgcttccgctactattgctattattgtaaGTCCATGTGGATATTTCTCACTGCCTCCCCCTACTTCAACCGAAAGtgtcttgaggacagagatcttgTATTACACTGCTCTTACAATTTCCACCATCACCTAGCAGGGTGTAGTTCAAAGCAAAGCCTAATAAACAGTTCCAGTGAtgctgatgattgtggtatttgttaaacccttactatgtgccaggcactatactaagcgctggggtagatacaagataattggtttggtcacagtccctgtcccacaaaggactcacagccttaatcccccttttgtcttgtcttatgttgtcaagtcgtctctgatctatagtgacaccatggacacatctctctcagaacacctcACCTTCATCTACAATCTTTTTGGTAGGGGATACGCAGggttttagatgaggaaactgaggcacagagaaattaagtgacttgtacaaggtcacacagcagacaagtggcagagttgagattagtgcccaggacctctgactcccaggctcgttctctttacactaggccacactacttcccaccacaccatcccagagcttagcccaCAGCCCCAACCTAGATCCCACCCTGCACATCTCAGCCCTGGACTCAGTCCTGCCCTCTTAGTGCTGATCCTGGTCTCACTGCCCCTCACCCATCCTCCCCAGAACAAGCAAGAGAAACAGGAGATTGGGTGGAAGAGCAGAAGGCCTGTTAGTCCTTTATTTATTGGCAGCATTATGTATGTCCTGGGGTTTGCTTTGAGATGGTAGgaggggtaatgcagaagggagaccctTCAATCCCCCTCTCCACATCCTGTCAGCAGGGGTGGCTCCATTGGCAGAGCAGAAAGCGTAGGAGGGCCCAGTAGGATCCAGTTGGCAGAAGTAGTGGCCATTGAAGACATCGTGGTCCAGCAGTGACAAAATCTGATCcagagatgggagggggctgagggctgggaagggggctgcAGAGCCCagatgggaaaagggagggggatgggggaatgagGGCTAACTACCACGTCTTCTGCTCCCTGTGAGGACAGAGAAGATGGAGAGGACAAGGAGGGTGTAGAGGATGTGAAGCGtcggaagttggggagaggacagaaggaTTTGGAGGATTGAAAGGGCGGGAAGGACAAGGACTAAACAGGGAGGGGAGGATAATGCAGTTTCCCAGGACGGGGCTAGAAGTCCAAGCTGGAAGTGGAGGCCAGGAAGAGTGACTCTGACTGGATTCAgcccccacccatctcccctttcccctgatTGGACTCCAAAAGAAAAAGTCCAATTCGGGTCGGGGGGTcgcaagaagggagggaggaagggggaacccTAGTGTGGGGGGTTTGGGGATTCCCCAGTTGTTAGACCTTGGATGGGGGAGTTTTGGGTCCACTGACAGTCCGTCTATTTGGGTGTGAGGGGAACCAGGTGAGAGGGCCTTGAAATGGCAGTGGGTGGGGGTCGGTGATtagtgcagcagcagcagagggaaaggagaaaactgaACAATTTGATTTGGAGTTAGAGACATTTTAGTCCATCTTTTCTAGCCAAATGGAGTTCATGGATAAGCCAAACTACTGGACCAGAGTGGTAAGGGGCAAAGCCAACCCGGCCCAAGTAGGCAGTCGGCGCAATTAGCTGGGGTACTGAAGGGTGAGgggttgctctccccacccctccatcaatcaatcaa includes these proteins:
- the C1QC gene encoding complement C1q subcomponent subunit C → MWSSSQPAPGCRLLRLPLLLLLAALLTGTLSEQGQSCYGIPGLPGFPGAPGKDGRDGLKGSKGEPGAPATPGIHGSKGQKGEPGSPGPLGKNGPMGPMGQPGDPGVPGLPGEPGLPGMFKRKHQSVFTVMRETQEYPAKDRPVRFNTVITNPQEDYNTVSGKFSCRIPGLYYFVFHASQEANLCVILFKDDEKVASFCDHMSNRRQVSSGGVLLHMESGQQVWLAVNDYNGMVGKKGSDSVFSGFLLFPD